The following are encoded together in the Lathyrus oleraceus cultivar Zhongwan6 chromosome 3, CAAS_Psat_ZW6_1.0, whole genome shotgun sequence genome:
- the LOC127130704 gene encoding uncharacterized protein LOC127130704: MATVSNDRILTNLQILDSKNYDKWAKQMRVDDCESVKQAWEILEKAYVGAVKAKNVVSKVLRSLTPRFDNIVVAIEESKDLTTLRKDELHSSLEAYEQRMDERGADKAKTEIALQARFNEKNKRSKGKFAARGKSNFQNFGSNDSQNSKHSTSEKGESSSKDSGHSNGFKKRDVSKVQCYKCRKFRHFANSCCGKSNENHKNEAKVSREEVDDEDTLLVMITEGSYGITDVPGSSYSSDNLRDSSCIIPENSEKMHSDRNALVTVRDGVQGRDEWYLDSGCSTHMTGRKDWFVQINQAAKSKVKFADDTTLSAEGVGYVLIGKRNSGHSRIKDVLYIPGIKCNLLSIVQLLERGYKIRLEDKILRVLDSNGVLILKAPMAANRTFKAELKVMDHRCLATVASRDEWLWHYRLGHLNLRDLRKLQQSEMVTGLPHISIPTELCEECVKAKHHKNVFSKEAGRRTKGLLEVYESLDISYQEKR; encoded by the exons ATGGCAACCGTTTCCAATGATCGAATTCTCACCAATCTCCAGATTCTTGATTCGAAGAACTATGATAAATGGGCAAAACAAATGAGG GTTGACGATTGTGAATCGGTGAAGCAAGCATGGGAAATCTTGGAGAAAGCATATGTCGGTGCCGTCAAAGCGAAG AATGTTGTATCGAAAGTATTGCGTTCGTTAACGCCGCGTTTCGACAACATAGTTGTGGCTATTGAAGAATCAAAGGATTTAACAACTTTGAGAAAGGATGAACTGCACAGTTCGTTAGAGGCATATGAACAAAGGATGGATGAGAGAGGCGCCGACAAAGCCAAAACGGAGATTGCTTTGCAAGCGCGTTTCAATGAGAAGAATAAGAGGTCGAAAGGAAAATTTGCGGCGAGAGGTAAATcaaattttcagaattttggtTCAAATGATTCGCAAAATTCAAAGCATTCGACGAGTGAAAAGGGTGAAAGCAGCTCCAAGGATAGTGGTCATAGCAATGGTTTCAAGAAGCGTGATGTGAGTAAGGTGCAATGCTACAAGTGCAGAAAGTTTAGACACTTTGCAAATTCGTGTTGTGGTAAATCGAATGAGAATCACAAAAATGAAGCCAAGGTTTCTAGGGAAGAGGTAGATGATGAGGACACACTTCTAGTAATGATCACGGAGGGGAGTTATGGCATTACGGATGTTCCGGGCAGCAGCTACAGTAGTGATAATTTGCGGGACAGCAGCTGTATCATTCCGGAAAATAGCGAGAAAATGCATTCGGATCGAAATGCATTGGTTACCGTTCGTGATGGAGTCCAAGGGAGAGATGAGTGGTACTTGGATTCCGGTTGTTCAACACATATGACGGGTCGAAAAGATTGGTTTGTGCAAATCAATCAAGCGGCAAAAAGTAAAGTCAAATTTGCCGATGACACCACTTTAAGCGCCGAAGGGGTAGGATATGTTTTGATCGGAAAAAGGAATAGTGGACATTCAAGGATCAAAGATGTCTTGTATATACCGGGAATTAAGTGTAATCTTTTAAGCATTGTCCAATTACTTGAAAGAGGATACAAAATTCGGTTGGAGGACAAGATTTTACGCGTTTTGGATTCAAATGGTGTGTTGATTCTAAAAGCGCCGATGGCTGCCAATAGAACCTTTAAGGCTGAGTTAAAGGTTATGGATCATCGTTGTCTAGCTACCGTGGCAAGTAGAGATGAGTGGTTATGGCATTACCGTCTTGGTCACCTTAATTTGAGGGATCTAAGAAAGTTGCAACAAAGTGAAATGGTAACGGGGCTGCCACACATTAGTATTCCAACTGAATTGTGTGAGGAATGTGTGAAGGCTAAACATCACAAGAATGTGTTTAGCAAAGAGGCGGGTCGAAGAACCAAAGGCTTACTTGAGGTG TATGAATCTTTGGACATATCTTATCAAGAGAAAAGATGA